The Chitinophagaceae bacterium region CTCTTTATTGATTATAACCACTGTTGGACTGTCCACTTTCAGGTTACTGATGATAAAATGATTTCTGTCAATAATTAGTCTGTAGTCTTTGGCTAAAAACTGTTTACCACTTTGAAAATCTTTCTGCAAACAAATTTGTCTTGCCACCCCCGGTGAAAAACCAAATTCTTTTATAATAGTATTTAGGACTAACTCTGGCTGAGGAGTCAAAAACAATTTTTTGGCAGCAATGAAGATTTCACCTTCCGCTGATTTCTTTAGTAGTTTTTTTTTAAGCTGATTTACTGCCTCATCTGTCATTTTTTGAGCCGACTGAAGTTTTTCAAAATTTCCATAAAAGACTTTTCTGAAATCCGGGTTCAGCTCTTCGATTATCGGTATTAGCTTATGTCTAATTTTATTACGGGTATATTTTTCTTCAATATTGCTGGAGTCTGTCCTGTAGGAAAAATCATTTTCTTCTAAAAAATGCTCTATTTGCTGTCTTTGGGCAAATAATAAAGGTCTGATAACTTTGCCATTACGTTTAGGTATTCCACAAAGGCCGTTTAACCCACTACCTCTTAACAAATTAATAAAAAAAGTCTCAATAGAGTCGTCGTGATGATGTGCTGTTGCGATGCAGCTGTATTCATTTTCTTTCCGAATGCTTTCTAGCCATTCATACCTTAAATTTCTGGCAGTTTCCTGTATTGTTAAATTCTCAGATTTTGCAATTTTTTCTGTATCAAAATGTTTTACAAAAACTTTTTTTTCCAATTGACTTGCTAAATTTTCTATAAACACTTCATCCCCTTTTGATTCCTCACCCCGGAGATTAAAATTGCAGTGCGCCAGAGCAAAGTTAAGCTTTAGTTTATGGCAGATATAGATCAAAGCGGTTGAATCAGCCCCCCCTGAAACAGCCAGTAATAAAGATTCTGACTTTCTGAAGTTCAGCTCTTTAAATAAAAAACTTTCAAAGAGTGAAATGAAATTATTTTCTTTTTCTTTAAAAGTCATCGTCATCATCCTCCATTAAAAGAAAGAAAGCTTCTTTCAACTCTTCATAGTCTTTCATTTCCTTCTTTCGTTTGGTCACTTTCATCCCTTTTTGGTATACTTCCATAGCCTTTTTTTCTTTGCCCATACGCTCATAAAGCTGGCCCATGTGGAAATATGTCCCGGAGTAGTCAGGGTGATTATCTACCAAATCCTGAAAAAATTTCAGTGACTCCGGATAATTTTTTGACTTCAAATGCTCCATAGCAATACCAAATTTCAGAAAAGGATCATTCGGATTTTCCTTTAATAAAATTATTAGTTCATTTAATCGACCTTTTTCCATTTTAATTTGTTAGGGTTTTTAGTTAAATTTGCGCACAAAATTACTCACAGATCCACATAAAATTCAAATTTATGAAATTCTTAGTTTGCATTAGTAAAGTTCCCGATACAACAACAAAAATTTCTTTTGTTGAAAATAACACAAAATTTAATTCTGAGAAAGTAACTTTCATTATTAATCCTTATGATGAATGGTATGCTTTAGTCAGAGCACTGGAAATTAAAGAAAGCCAGGGAGGTAGTGTTACTGTTTTAAATGTCGGCCCGGCCGAAAATGATCAGATTATTCGTAAAGCACTGGCTATAGGAGCCGATGATGCTATAAGAATTAATGCTGAGCCTCTGGATGCTTTCCATTTAGCGAACCAGATAGCTGCTGTCGCCAAAGAAGGTGGTTATGACATGATCCTAACCGGCAAAGAATCTATTGATTACAATGGCGGGCAATTGGGTGGCATGATAGCAGAGTTAATGGATTTACCATACATTCCCTTGGCAACCTCACTGGATATTGAAAATGGCAAAGCCCTTATTACCCGTGAGATAGAAGGTGGAAAAGAAAAATTAGAGGCAAGCTTACCTTTAGTATTAAGTGCTAACAAGGGTATGGCTGAGGCGAGAATACCAAACATGAGAGGCATAATGAGTGCCAGAACAAAGCCACTAAAAGTGGTAGAGGCTATTGAAGCAGAGAGCCTGACTTCCGTAAAAGAATATGCCCTGCCTCCGGAAAAATCAGCCGTA contains the following coding sequences:
- the tilS gene encoding tRNA lysidine(34) synthetase TilS, which codes for MMTMTFKEKENNFISLFESFLFKELNFRKSESLLLAVSGGADSTALIYICHKLKLNFALAHCNFNLRGEESKGDEVFIENLASQLEKKVFVKHFDTEKIAKSENLTIQETARNLRYEWLESIRKENEYSCIATAHHHDDSIETFFINLLRGSGLNGLCGIPKRNGKVIRPLLFAQRQQIEHFLEENDFSYRTDSSNIEEKYTRNKIRHKLIPIIEELNPDFRKVFYGNFEKLQSAQKMTDEAVNQLKKKLLKKSAEGEIFIAAKKLFLTPQPELVLNTIIKEFGFSPGVARQICLQKDFQSGKQFLAKDYRLIIDRNHFIISNLKVDSPTVVIINKEDEKIQLDGYTYVFSKVKNSSDLDFTDPETAFFNYNKIEFPLRIRSRMKGDYFYPYGMGLKKKKISDFFTDQKIPLSQKDTVRILCSGKKIAWVIGYRTDERFRVNKKNNYLLKVERRVSKD
- a CDS encoding tetratricopeptide repeat protein, with product MEKGRLNELIILLKENPNDPFLKFGIAMEHLKSKNYPESLKFFQDLVDNHPDYSGTYFHMGQLYERMGKEKKAMEVYQKGMKVTKRKKEMKDYEELKEAFFLLMEDDDDDF
- a CDS encoding electron transfer flavoprotein beta subunit/FixA family protein; the encoded protein is MKFLVCISKVPDTTTKISFVENNTKFNSEKVTFIINPYDEWYALVRALEIKESQGGSVTVLNVGPAENDQIIRKALAIGADDAIRINAEPLDAFHLANQIAAVAKEGGYDMILTGKESIDYNGGQLGGMIAELMDLPYIPLATSLDIENGKALITREIEGGKEKLEASLPLVLSANKGMAEARIPNMRGIMSARTKPLKVVEAIEAESLTSVKEYALPPEKSAVKLIDAETPEKLIDLLHNEAKVI